In the genome of Caballeronia sp. NK8, the window GGCGAATCTTTTCGGCAAGCGAATCCGGCACTTCGAAGCATTGCAGGATCTTCTCGAAGCGAAGCGGCTCGACGAAGAACAGGCCAACGAATTCCCGACAGAAATCGCACGCGAGCTCGAACATGCGAATCTGGTCACGCTCGGTTATCGGAATGGCTTTCGCGAGAAGCTGATCGAGGAACTCAAGGACGGCGACACACACGAGATCGCCGGAAGAATGCTGTGCGTGTGCTTCGGGATCGAACCCGGCCGATGGAAGTACAACACGTATGACCAGCCGTTCGTCGAATATCACTTCTTCAATGAACTGGACAACGTGTCGCGATTCGACGATCGGAAGCGCTATCCGGATGTCGCGGAATTCATCGACGCTTACCCGGCTGATTTCATCGCAATGAAAGTCGATGCCTGCCCCGATGCGCAGGCGTATCGGGACATCGAGGTGAAACTGCATAGCCTGCTGTGCTCCTATGATGAGCGGGACATGCAGCGGCTACGCAATTCGATGCTCTATCAGATCCACTGCAAGCTTCTGGAGCGGGATTTCGGCGATATGTGGATGAGTTTTGCGTCGGAATGCGAGGGCGTCACGCGGGAGGCCGCTGAGTTCAGGCAAAGGGAATAGCAGCGTCTGCGTCTCCCAGCGGCCGTTGAGTCTTCGACAGATAACTTAGAGATGTGCGCGCTCGACCTTCGGCATGCCTTTCGATCGCGCCTGCCACAAATCGTAGGTTGCCTGCCGGGCCAGCCACAGATCCGCACGTCCGCCATTCTCCACGCCGAGCCAGCCCTCGATCCGAAGTGCCATTTCGGGCGAGACGCCGGCGCGCTCGTTCAGCACGCGCGACAACGCCACGCGCGTAACGCCGAGTTGCTCAGCCGCTTGAGTAACCGTTAAACCAAGCTCGGGAAGGACGTCTTCCCGAAGCGTTTCACCCGGGTGCGGCGGGTTGAACATTTGAGTCATATTCCGAACCTCAGTGATAGTCCTGGTAATCCACCAGGACGGCGTCGGTGCCTTCGAACCTGAACGTCATCCGCCAGTTTCCGTTTACGCTCACGGAGTAGTGACCGGCCAGATTGCCGTCCAGTCCGTGCAGTCTCCAGCCTGGAACGTTCATGTCCTGCGCAGACTGGGCGACATCGAGTTGAGCCAGTTGACGCCTAAGTTTCGACGCGTGATCCGGCCTGATGCCTGCCTTACTTCCTCGAATGAAAAATTCCTCGAGCCCTTTGTGTCGCCATGACTTGATCATGGTCCTCCCAATGCCTGAAAAGATAAGTCATTTGCATTACTCCAATGGGCACTGATAGTGGTTGTATAGTGTATAGCTGCACTATACAGATGTTGGCGGACGGCGTCAATGTGAGCGCTCCAGAACGTCACCGCGATCGATGTGAGTTTTCTGCAATAGGATCTGCTTAATTCTGGGCGACGGCGGTGACCTTAACGCACCCAGATGTGAGAAAAAATCGAGGCCTTTCGGCGTTTCCACCTATATTTACCACCCCTCCAGCAGTGGTCTACTCATCACACCAGTTGACCACATCCGTGCGCTAAGTCTGGAGGAGACATGAACGTTGCAGAAACGCAGTCCGTCGAGCAATCGGCGATCAGAAAAGTGTCGTG includes:
- a CDS encoding HigA family addiction module antitoxin gives rise to the protein MTQMFNPPHPGETLREDVLPELGLTVTQAAEQLGVTRVALSRVLNERAGVSPEMALRIEGWLGVENGGRADLWLARQATYDLWQARSKGMPKVERAHL
- a CDS encoding type II toxin-antitoxin system RelE/ParE family toxin; translation: MIKSWRHKGLEEFFIRGSKAGIRPDHASKLRRQLAQLDVAQSAQDMNVPGWRLHGLDGNLAGHYSVSVNGNWRMTFRFEGTDAVLVDYQDYH